In Mucinivorans hirudinis, the DNA window AGTTCTTCACACCACACGAAATATGTAGCCAGATGGTCGAAGCGATTAAACCGCAGCCGAATGAGATGGTGATGGATATGTGTTGTGGAATGGGTAACTTTTTCAACTTCCTGCCAAACCAACACAACGTTTATGGGTTCGACATTGACCCGGATGCGGTGCGGGTGGCCAAATATCTCTATCCCAATGCAAATATCCAAGTCGCCAACCTCTGTACCCACAACCCAGAAGAGCGTTTTGACATCGTAATCGGCAACCCACCGTTCAACCTCGACTTTGACGGCATTCAATCCCAGTTTTACTACTGCAACAAGGCGTACTGGATGCTCAAACCATCGGGGCTACTGATGATGATTGTGCCGGTGTCGTTCCTGCAAAACGAGTTCTGGCAGCGGCCAAAGGTCAATGCAATGAACCGTGACTTCTCGTTTATCGGGCAGACCAAACTTGCTGCCGATGCTTTCAAAAGCGTAGGCGTTGAGAAGTTCGAGACCAAAATTATGGTCTTTATGCGGGAGTCGAAAAACATCGAGATGAATCCCTACAACGCTGAGGAGTTTGTCTCGATGGAGAAACTAACCACTCGTATTGCCCAAGCTAAGGGAATTACCGAGGAGTCCAAACTACAAATCAGACAGGAGACCAAAGAGGAGATTTCAGCCGAAAGCCGAGAGTTTGAATATAAACTCAAAAAATATCTCTACGAAATCAAAACCCACAAGTCACTCGAAAAGCATTACGACAAGGCTCTCGCCCTCGTTGCTAAGTTCCGTAACCAGCGACCGCCCGAAGGGTGCACCCTCGATGAGCACAAGGCGTGGGAGAAGCGTAAACTCACCTACAACAAGGTGCTTGCGGTGCTCAAACGATATATCAAAAATCAGAATGTCGTACACCGCAAAGAGATAGCATTAGTCAAGACGCAAAATGGCTTCAAGTTGAAGGGCTATGCACCGCATCTATTGGATAAGGTAGCTGTAAAATCCGTATCACTGAACGATATTTTATCCGTTGGGGCGAAGTTGCCACGTCCCGAAAAGATGACTGCCAAACTCCGACGACAATATGTCGCTGTCGAGCGGTTTATCGAACGCAAACGAAATGAATATAAACTGCAATCGAGAAGTTTTGAGACGATGCAGCGTGATGAGGCGTTGGATACTAAGATTCAGTCGCTTACATTCTACAATAAAGATATGCAGGCGTGCAGCTTCACCGAGCTGCAACAGCACGATATGGGGTTGGTGTTTCAGAAACGATACGCTCTTTTGAACTGGCAACAGGGCTCAGGTAAAACGGCAGTAGCATATCATTACGGCAAGCACCGAGAGCCACACACCAAAAACACGGTTATTCTCGCTCCTGCAATCGCCATTCACCTAACGTGGGAGCCATTTCTGCAACGGCACGGCGAGAGATACATCATCGCCAGCAAGCCCGAGCACCTTGTAAATGTACCCAAAGGAGCATTCATTCTGCTGTCACTGACAATGATTAGCGAATTGGTGGGGCCGCTCAAAGAGTTTATGAAGGTGCGCTCCAATAAAATATGCCTCTTGTTTGATGAGTCGGACGAAATTACTAACCCCTCAGCCAAACGCACACGGCAATCGCTCAACATATTCCGCAGGGCTAAATTCAAACTATTGGCAACTGGAACAACCACCCGAAACAATATCGGTGAATTGTACTCGCAATTTGAGCTGCTCTACAACAACTCAGTCAATATGATGTGCAACGCCTACAACGTCTATTTCCAGAATAAAGATGGAGCGATTGAGAGCAAAACCAATGATCGCTACCGTGAACCGTTCCCTGCTCGTGGTGGTGCGGTGCTCTTCAAAGCGTGCTTCTGCCCGGGCAAGGCTTCAGTATTTGGTATCGAAAAGCAGAATCAAGACGTTTACAACCAAGAACATTTGGCGGCACTTATCGAAAAGAGCATCATCACCCGCAAGTTCAAAGAGTTTGCCGGTGAGAAGTACGAGATTATCAACTACACCGTAACGCCCAGCGATGGTGAACGAGCCGTTTATCGTACTATCCTCGAAAAGTTTCACGAGATTCTGCACTTCTATTTCAACCCGATTGCCGACAAGAAGAAGGAGTCTCAGTTGAACCTTGTTCGACAAATACAACTGCTTATCAAGGCGTGTTCAGTGCCGCATAAGATGAGTGGTTATTTCGGATGTGGCTATCCACAAAAGGCAATCACTATCGAACACAAGCTCAGATACGAACTCAAAGGCAAAGTTGCAATTGGTTGCACCTCGCTTGATGCGGTGGAGCTATATACCGATTTTCTAAGTGAGCGATTCCCAGAACGACCGCTGTTTGTAGTTAGGGGCAATGTCGATTTCAAGCGTCGCCAAGCGATACTTGATAAGTTCGAGAAGACAGAGAACGGTCTATTAGTATGCACGCAGCAGAGCCTGAAGAGTTCTGCCAACGTACCGAGTTGCGAGGACATCATTATCGAGTCATTGCAGTGGAACATCCCTCGTATGGAGCAGTTCTACTTCCGCTTTATCAGATTGGACTCCATTGGTATGCGTCGAGTTCACTACCTGACCTACGAAGAGTCAATAGAGCAGAACCTAATGGCGTTGGTGCTCACCAAGGAGCGACTCAACGAATTTATCAAAAGCGGCGAGGTCAAAGATGAATCCGAAATCTTCGAGGAGTTCGACATCTCACCCGACATCATCGAAACCCTCTTCCGTCGCGAACAGGACGAACAAGGAAAATTTCACATTCGATGGGGAGCTCAAAATGTAAGTTAAACAATAAAAAACATACAGATATGACAATCTATTTAGGACAACAACAATCTGACGGGGCGATTCGCTACGTCACCACATCGGAGTACAACAACAGTCGCATCACTTCGATTCTGCGAAATTTTTATGCTCGTGAACCACGAGTGACGGCACTCATTGAACTGGGCAACTTAGTTATGATAAGACCCACTCCCTACGGCAAATCAAACGGGTATGGAGATAAGGTTCATTGCTATGCCGAGATTAGGGACGACAAAAAGGGCAAAGGCTCCCGTCTTCCTCGTTATGGCAGCGAGGCGGAGTTTCTGAAACTCGAAGGGCACCTATTTCTATACAAGGATGGCAAATGGCACTACCATTATGCTGATGGGTTCTCTGACATCCTACCCCCAACACTACCTATCGTCTCCAATAAACCGTTGGAGGGGCTGGAGTTCTACTACATAGATGAGAAGGGTGAAATATCCTACTTCTACGGACGTGACTACAAGGGTTGGGACGATATCGTAGCTAAATCCAACAACGACAAAACTCCAATCTTCGTCTTTCGCAACAACAAGCTCATCAGAACTATTAACCATCCTATAAATTAATAATACAATGGGAAAAGAGATATACAAAGCGGTAGCCAATCTACCCGAAGAGTTAATCACACCCGAAATAGCCGCTGCCGCTATTGAAGAAGGTAAAATAGAACTATTGGACTATCTGCCGCATCGATACCTTACGGGTGAGGTGGTGGTTGGCATTATCGAAAAGAACGCCGATTCATACAGCTGGCGTGGATTTAACCTATCGAGCCTACCCGAGGATATTCGCACCAAAGAGGTGTGCGAGTTTGCGGTCAAGAAGGACGATTCAAACATCGAGGCTGTTCCTGCCACATTGCGGAGTGCCAAAATGTTGGAGAAAATCCTGAATACCACCAAACGAAATATCCGGTATCTGCACCTATTTCCCGCTGAGGTGTGGACACTGGAGCTTGCCCTTACCGGAGTGAGAGATGTATATTTGGAAACTATCACTTCCTACGGTCCTCGTGGCGGTTATCACGGCTCAACGACTAAATCAGACGTTAAGCGGGTGCAGATACTATTGAGCTATATCCCCAACGAGATTAAAACAAAAGAGTTCTATATGAGCTTGTTTGACCTCAAAATCAAACGAGAGGACATTGGAATTCTCACTCCTGATAGATACAAAACAAAGGAATACTACCTCAAAGTCGCTGCAACCGAGTTCGAGCTTGTGCCGAAGCAGTTCTATGACTACGATATATTTGCGGTGGCGATTGAAAACAAGAAGATTTCGTTTGACGCACCATCATATCACTCATACTACAACAAGCCAACCACTGAACAACAAGCTGTAAAAGAGAGTCACAAACAACTGATGGAGGCTGTGTTTGCCGTAATGGACGATGCAATGGCCGACAAGGTGATAGAAGCAGACCCGAATAACTTCAAAAGAGTGCCCGAGCAGTTCCAAACTCCTGAGCGTCTCATTGGTGCGATTGAGAAATGCGATCGTAATGTAGTGAAAATTTGCCGTGACACTCATCCCGAACTCTTTACGTTGGAGGTGTGTCAGGCATATATCCGCAAAAATTGTGAATTGCCAAAACTGCCGGAAACCATATGGACAGATGACTTTGTGAAATACTGCGAGCAATATGGGACTTCGCTTGAATGGTTCGAACAGATACCGAAGCATCTACAAACAAAAGAACACGTTGCGAGTATTGTCAAAAGGTCTCCTTGGGATGTTAGATGTGCTCGTCCGGAACTCATCTCACCCGAGCAGGCTGTTGAACTCTATCGCAGTGATCGTAACTACAAAGCGTATATTCCAAAGCACTACCTGCAAGACTTTATGGACGACACAGGTCTTGATGAGAAGTTCTACGGCGGTGAGGTGTCGTTTGCTCAATTGCGAGAGGACAAAAAGCAATACACCTATTGCCGATTGGGTACTACCTACATCAGCATTCACGCTGACAGCAGCTATACCACGCCAAACATCATCACGGTAACACGCCGTTCCCCTCGCTCTTTCCGTCCGGAGGTAGTATTCCGCCAAGAGGTCAGCACATTCCACACAACGTGGCTCGAAAAGATGATCGCCGATTATGACCCTTCATTCGTGAAACCAACGGTCAGCAAAACGCTTAAACCCTACCAAGCGAATGGTTACTTCTCGCTGAAAAAGGTGGCTTCGGAGTATGGTGCCGACATCTACGCCAACGTGCTATTGGGTGAGCAGCTCTACTTCTCGGCAATGATTGATGGCGAGGTTATCCGCTACGGCTCATTGGAGAAGGTCAAAGAGGAACTCAAAGAGTTTCACACCGAGAGCATCGACATCGGCATTCCGGTCTCAGCGGCAGGGTTGCAGGTCGCAATCTGAACAGAAAAACAATAATAATCAATTTTGGGGTGGAGAGATTCACCCCTTTCTTTTTCCTATCCCTATTCTATTAATGAACAAATAAGTAAATAATTGCGAGTGCGTCTCGCACCAAATAAGTAAAGCGATGAATATAAATGCGAAAAGAATCGAAGAGTTAGGCGGATTAGTAAGCCTGACGATGGAGCTAAATACACCGGATTTTCCCGAAGTTGATGAGAAAGAGATTACAGCCTATCTGTTTGATGGCTTTGGTATTGCTCAGTGTGAAGGGAGATATTTATTTCTGACATATCCCGGTGTCGGTAACGCAATGCTGGATGAACAGATGCGCCGTACCATCAATCAGAACCGCTATGGCAATCGCCTGCCCGATGACTTCAAAATAACCGTTGATGACTTGGCAATGTGCTTTGCCGAGGTTGAAGAGATTAACCACGAGGAGTATGTCAGACAACTGATGAAGGGCATTTTCAGCAACTCGAAATCCCTATTCAAAGGCACCAAAATGACACCTGATAAATTTCGAGAGTACAATCTGAGAATCATTATGGCTCCGTGCAAACACCTATTCATCTTCAAGGAACACAATGAGTTTATGAAGGAGTTAGACGGTAAAGTCTATGCCGTAACCGACAAAAACGGCAATGTAATCTGCGACATATTGGAGGCAGATATGGTTACTTTCGACGACCAAGACATCATTTCGGATGGTGAAATTGTCTCCCTCGACTCAATCGAATTTGTACGCTCGCAGCGTGTAGAAATAATAATATTAAACAGATAGAACCATGAAAAAATTCAATATCGAGGAGCTAAAAAAAGCACCTCAAAGAGCACTAATTATACAACACTATCAACCCGAGACTCCAATATTATGGCTCGTTCCCAAGTCCGGAGTTATAGTTGATGACCGAGTAGCTATAAGAATGCCCGAAACCGGTTATGTTACCGATGATGTGGTTTTGATCGATTCCGGCGGTGAGATTCGAGACTGTGACGGCAATATGGTCGGCACGCTCTATTTTGCTGAGAGCAGTGATAATGCTCGCGTGTCGATAGAAGAACTGGGTAAAATGGTCGAGCAACTACCCATCGGCGGTGCAATCGACTTTACGTGTGATGAAGATAGCGACCACTGGGGCATTCAAAAACTCCGTCTGTTTGATGGCGAGATTATCGCTATTGGCAGCTATGGCGGTGGAATGACCACAATGTTGGATCGCCAGTTTTCAAGCGAGGCAGAAGAGTTATATGCCTTTATAAAAGACTCACTCCACGACCACACCCCAGATTGCGTCTATATGAAAGCCCCGACTCACTACAATCAACCTCATTACAATGAGGATATGACCAAGTGCATTGAGAAGCTCAAAGGCTGCACTAACTACAACGATGCCGACAGAATACTCAAAGAGTTCGGCCTCTCATTATCAATCTATGGACACTATGAGTCTCCGGTCGCTTATGCTACCTATGCACTCTCTATGGATAAGGAGGAACCCCGCTACATTACACTCTACTACGAATTCAAGAAAGTTGGGCACGATAGCTATGTGGCTGACAAAATAATCAAAATTGAAATAAAGGAATAGGATTATGAAACATTTGAAAGACCAAATTAAGAGTTTCGACGACCGCATCGTGGCTCTGAGAAAAGAGATAACCGAGGCGATTATTGACCTGCTTAAAAGTAATAAAATCACAGTAGTTACCTTGGCTGAAGAGCCTGACCACCTCTCTTATGTGGTATGGTTCGACGATGACGGATGTGGACACGACTGTGTGGTGCAAACCGTAATGCTCGACGGCGATAGCGATTTCGAGATTGAAGCATACAGCGAAAGCGTGGGTTACACCTTAACACTTTCGAGCAAAGATCACGACTTTTCCTGCACAAATGTGCATTGGCTCAGCGATATTCTCACAAGTATGAACTATACATTAACTAAAGAAAAAAATGGCAACTAAAACAGTTTATATCACCGTCCGTCTCGACATTGAGAACGACAAGGTGGAACAAATCACAGACGAAGATGTGCAAGAGCTTATCGCTGAAACCGATTACAGTTTCGGCAGTATGGGTGACTTCAAGATTACTGACACCGAAATATGCGGCACCAATGACTAAGGTAGTTTTTCGCAAATTCAAACAGGGCGGTGATATCATCGCCTTGTTTCCGGAGCAGGTCAATAACCTAATGGTGGGCTCCTATATGCACGTTGGACAACACTCAGATGCTGACTACACGGGAGTAATCGCCGCAACCACTCCAGCCACGGAGAGTGAGTACGCCAACCTTTTGGCTGAGCTGAAAAGTATCGGCTATGATGATTTGCAAGTAATGAAACGCTGTAAACCTAAATTTTAATCCCTAATGAAGACAATCATAGTAACCGAAATAAGCGAAGGGATTGCATACTATCCCGAGCTACACAACTGGGTAAAGAGTTTCGATATCGACCCGGACGATGCCATGTTTGAACCGCTATCTCTGATGGATGGCGACCCGGACAAGCTCAAATGCGGCGACCGAGAGGTTTACTTTATGGATATTGATTTGGGCGACGCTAAGTTTATCCTGACCAGCGATGAGGTGAACGACGAGCAGAAAAAGATGCTCACCGAGTTTCACCAAGACGACTACCAAGAGAGATATACTGTTGGAGAATGCAACTGGGAGACATTCAACAAAGCGACCAATGCTGTTGCTTATCGTGGCGGCAAAGGCTACCTCTATACTATCTGGCTTTACAATCAAACCAACAAAATAGCAAGCTGATATGCCACGAGAAAAGAAAACCACCGAACAAAAGCCCATTCCGATGGACAAACGCATCAAGCGAGTGTTGGACGACAGCTGGATTGCACCCGTCTATTTCAATGCCGCCATCACCGAACTACTCAACAAGTTCAACGCAATGAACGATGAGGAGCTCACTAAGTATATGGAGGGACTAATCGCTCCAACAACCGCCCGAGCACACGTCAAAGAGATTTACAACCGACTAAATAATTCAGAATAGCTGTTTTCGCTCAATCAGAGAGCAAAATCTCATAAATAACGCTCAGTCAATGAGCAATTCTTCACTTGATTAAACTTAATAAATATGTCAATTCCTTGTATTAATAGAGTTATATGCCGTTGCTACAGCTCGGAAACACTCAGAAAAATCGAACGTTGGCTCGAAAATTTGACCGATAATTTTATTGATTCAGAATTAGCTTCAGACTCCATATCTTTCAACCTTGACCACGACTACGGTTTCCCTGCCCAAATGATGACGCAGATGACAGCCCAAATCAATGATGATAAGCTGAATATCTCCGTACTCACTTATGATCACTCACAGGAATACATTGCTCACCACGAATTCAAACAATGCAAATGGCATTGTTGTTACGAAAATGCGGTGCATCCACTGGTTGAAAGCCTATAATCTACTCAATATGAAGACTAAAATAATCATAATCAAATAATATTCATCAAAAAGCATTATATTTGTTATCGTTTCTTGGAACGAAATTCAATCAATAAATCTCTCAACAACAAACAAGTATGCTGCTGATAACTGTAACGATTAAAAATGAAACAAGAATTATCAAAAGAAGAGATTTACCTTCTTGCAAGAATCGAGAAGGTAGATGCAGCAATTTTACTGCATATTCGGCATTTATTTGACGTTAAGTCTGTGCGTAGCAGGCTCATTCTGTATGAATACAATGAGCAGGCTAAGGACCGCCGGTTTAAGAAGGTGAATATTAAAAAAGCTCTGATGCAGAAGTATGGTGTTTCAAAGACCTATGTCGAGCAAATAATTTACCACCAGAATGAACCTGCAAAGGGCAAACAATGCGTCAGATGTGGCAAACTAATTACCACCTACTACTGGAACCGAAACGACGGTATTTGTAACAAGTGTAAAGAAAAAGGAATACTCAAATCGCTTGAAGATGAACAAGACAGAGATGTTGAGCATAATGAAGGCTCGACGAGGGGAACAGACCCTAATACTATTTCGTAACGGGAATGTGTATGAAGCATACTATGCTGATGCCGAAAGGTTAGCCGTTCTATCGGGGGCAAAGAGCACTATTGTTGATGAGGTTCCTACGTTTTATGTAGCCTTTGAAGATATCTCTGTGCTGATGGATAGGCTATCAAAAGCTGACGTAGCGGTGTGCATCTCTGAAATGCAAGATAGCGATGGCAACTTTGTTCCAACAATAAATTATGAAGAAGAATAGATTTTTAGGGAGTGTAATATAAACTCTGTCCGGTAAATATTTCGAGTTAAATTTCTACAAATATAATTTTTTCTTTTCGGCTTTACAAATGCTTTTTCAAGGCGGTTTTTGGATGTGTGCAAGGGCGGCGAGGCACGAGCCGTTTATATACCCTTGCTCACATCCGGAAACTGCCTTTTCTTTGCGTTTGGAAAACCGAAAAGAATAAACAAGGGCTATAACTCCATAGGCATCCTTTCGCCAAACTTTATCCGTAATTGACCTGCTGTTAACGCCCAATTCGGAAGGGGTTGAGTCCATTTCTTGGAGATGTTGAGCACCGCTAAGTAGAGTAACTTCATCAATGCCATATCATTAGGGAAAACACCCTTCGTCTTGGTAACTTTCCGTGCCTGACGATGAAATCCCTCAACAGCATTAGTTGTGTAGATAAGTCTGCGAATATGCTCATCATAAGCAAAATAGGCACTAAGCTTATCCCAATTTCGTCGCCACGAGCCTATAACAACAGGGTATTTCTGCCCCCATTTATCCTCCAATTTATCAAGATTGAGTTCGGCTAAATCCAGAGTGGGAGCTTGATAGACCGTCTTCAAATCACCCATAAACTCCTTTTTGTCTTTGGAGGCAATGTATTTCAATGAGTTGCGGATTTGATGAACGATGCAGCTCTGAATGATTACTTGCGGGAAAATGGTGGCTATTGCCTCGGCAAAGCCCGTAAGGTTGTCAATGCAGGCAATCAAAACATCTTTCATCCCACGTGCTTTCAAATCGGTCAATACACTCAACCAGAAGTTCGCTCCCTCACTCTCAGATACATACATCCCGATTAACTCTTTGCGACCATCCTTATTGACTGCCAGCACATTATAAACGGCTCGGCTCTCCGTACGTCCACCATCTTTGACCTTGTAGTGCATCGCATCGAGCCAAACGATAGTGTACATCGACTCCAAAGGACGACTTTGCCACTCCTTGACCTTGGGAACTATACGTTCGATAATTTCACTCAGCGTATTGTGCGATATCTCAACGTCATACATCTCTTCGATATGAGCAGATATATCCCTCAGGCTCATACCCATACCATACAAACTGATGATCTTGGAGGACATATTATCCGCCAAAATGGTCTCCCGTTTCCTGAGAATCTCGGGTGTAAAACTGCTATGACGATCCTGAGGTGTCTCTATTTCAATCTCACCTGCCATCGTTTTGACTCGTTTGCTTCCTCGACCGTTACGCTTGTTGCCTTGCTGGCGTTCCGCCTCGTCGAGATGAGCTGCCATTTCGCCATCCAAAGCGGCTTCTAAAAATTCTTTCAACAGTGGAGCAAATGCCCCATCTTTGCCCGTGAGTGACTCCCCACTCCGAAGCTGAGATAATGCCTTATCACGCATTATTTGATACTCCTGACTTCTCCTATCCATAATACAAAGGTAAGTGTTTTTGGACAGAGTTCAGATTACAGTCTCGATTTTTATCATTCATCAATAACGGATGTACAGTGGTTTTGCTCTTGGGCGGAACCACTTCTTTTTTGATACTGATTGCCGTTATTGGTCTGTTTCGCTCCTGTATGGGCTACGATGAGATTGACATAGATAATAGCACTCAGGTCAGGCGTTACGAAATACACAGAGCATACGTTACCGATTCAACCG includes these proteins:
- a CDS encoding transposase, translated to MDRRSQEYQIMRDKALSQLRSGESLTGKDGAFAPLLKEFLEAALDGEMAAHLDEAERQQGNKRNGRGSKRVKTMAGEIEIETPQDRHSSFTPEILRKRETILADNMSSKIISLYGMGMSLRDISAHIEEMYDVEISHNTLSEIIERIVPKVKEWQSRPLESMYTIVWLDAMHYKVKDGGRTESRAVYNVLAVNKDGRKELIGMYVSESEGANFWLSVLTDLKARGMKDVLIACIDNLTGFAEAIATIFPQVIIQSCIVHQIRNSLKYIASKDKKEFMGDLKTVYQAPTLDLAELNLDKLEDKWGQKYPVVIGSWRRNWDKLSAYFAYDEHIRRLIYTTNAVEGFHRQARKVTKTKGVFPNDMALMKLLYLAVLNISKKWTQPLPNWALTAGQLRIKFGERMPMEL
- a CDS encoding DNA methylase, which encodes MYQIIPQQISQSKRKEVNAKILSAIESGNGAISAEEVYNQYTGIGGLHELKQADFSSYHDFAQAKREAEMGQFFTPHEICSQMVEAIKPQPNEMVMDMCCGMGNFFNFLPNQHNVYGFDIDPDAVRVAKYLYPNANIQVANLCTHNPEERFDIVIGNPPFNLDFDGIQSQFYYCNKAYWMLKPSGLLMMIVPVSFLQNEFWQRPKVNAMNRDFSFIGQTKLAADAFKSVGVEKFETKIMVFMRESKNIEMNPYNAEEFVSMEKLTTRIAQAKGITEESKLQIRQETKEEISAESREFEYKLKKYLYEIKTHKSLEKHYDKALALVAKFRNQRPPEGCTLDEHKAWEKRKLTYNKVLAVLKRYIKNQNVVHRKEIALVKTQNGFKLKGYAPHLLDKVAVKSVSLNDILSVGAKLPRPEKMTAKLRRQYVAVERFIERKRNEYKLQSRSFETMQRDEALDTKIQSLTFYNKDMQACSFTELQQHDMGLVFQKRYALLNWQQGSGKTAVAYHYGKHREPHTKNTVILAPAIAIHLTWEPFLQRHGERYIIASKPEHLVNVPKGAFILLSLTMISELVGPLKEFMKVRSNKICLLFDESDEITNPSAKRTRQSLNIFRRAKFKLLATGTTTRNNIGELYSQFELLYNNSVNMMCNAYNVYFQNKDGAIESKTNDRYREPFPARGGAVLFKACFCPGKASVFGIEKQNQDVYNQEHLAALIEKSIITRKFKEFAGEKYEIINYTVTPSDGERAVYRTILEKFHEILHFYFNPIADKKKESQLNLVRQIQLLIKACSVPHKMSGYFGCGYPQKAITIEHKLRYELKGKVAIGCTSLDAVELYTDFLSERFPERPLFVVRGNVDFKRRQAILDKFEKTENGLLVCTQQSLKSSANVPSCEDIIIESLQWNIPRMEQFYFRFIRLDSIGMRRVHYLTYEESIEQNLMALVLTKERLNEFIKSGEVKDESEIFEEFDISPDIIETLFRREQDEQGKFHIRWGAQNVS